Proteins from a genomic interval of Antedon mediterranea chromosome 5, ecAntMedi1.1, whole genome shotgun sequence:
- the LOC140049954 gene encoding neuronal membrane glycoprotein M6-a-like isoform X2, whose protein sequence is MYCAHKYSLEALRYVIYGIAAVFAVYSLLLLFIGFVATGQAKKQVYSTNEITFNGKCCMNSATIFTYFMLLVWLFILCVLVIPTMFMKMTTGYCYSDGIIDENDAVDPNACINLTWYGLGNGGISSAICDDDLLNYCQQAEKSFVLFVVSFGSAGLATLGMINFLMCLAANGGHLRDGMKRQDYERKRNMEEQELFHLTMNKSTERLATTPYF, encoded by the exons ATGTACTGTGCACACAAGTACAG TCTTGAGGCATTGCGGTACGTAATATACGGAATAGCAGCAGTTTTCGCCGTCTATTCGTTACTTTTGCTTTTCATTGGATTTGTCGCTACTGGACAAGCTAAGAAGCAAGTTTACAGTACAAACGAAATTACATTCAATGGAAAATGCTGTATGAATAGT gctacaatttttacttattttatgcTGCTTGTGTGGTTGTTCATATTGTGCGTTTTAGTCATCCCCACCATGTTCATGAAAATGACAACGGGATATTGTTATAGTGACGGAATTATTGACGAAAATGATGCAGTCGACCCAAATGCTTGTATAAATTTGACGTGGTACG GGCTTGGAAACGGCGGAATATCAAGTGCGATCTGTGACGATGATCTATTAAACTATTGCCAACAG GCCGAGAAATCCTTTGTACTTTTTGTAGTGTCATTTGGATCTGCTGGATTGGCTACACTCGGAATG ATAAATTTTCTAATGTGCTTAGCTGCAAACGGTGGACATCTGAGGGACGGGATGAAACGACAAGACTACGAAAGGAAACGAAATATGGAGGAACAGGAGCTGTTCCATTTAACGATGAACAAATCAACCGAAAGGCTAGCTACAACACCTTATTTCTGA
- the LOC140049954 gene encoding neuronal membrane glycoprotein M6-a-like isoform X1, translated as MVHRDECGTGIPYGSLFATVLLCTGVGIFTGASLVGISETQDMFENTSIEDDMHKFLEALRYVIYGIAAVFAVYSLLLLFIGFVATGQAKKQVYSTNEITFNGKCCMNSATIFTYFMLLVWLFILCVLVIPTMFMKMTTGYCYSDGIIDENDAVDPNACINLTWYGLGNGGISSAICDDDLLNYCQQAEKSFVLFVVSFGSAGLATLGMINFLMCLAANGGHLRDGMKRQDYERKRNMEEQELFHLTMNKSTERLATTPYF; from the exons ATGG tTCATCGGGACGAATGTGGGACAGGAATTCCTTATGGATCTCTATTCGCTACCGTTCTTCTGTGCACTGGCGTTGGCATCTTTACTGGTGCTTCGCTCGTTGGCATATCAGAAACACAAGATATGTTTGAGAATACATCTATAGAGGACGATATGCACAAATT TCTTGAGGCATTGCGGTACGTAATATACGGAATAGCAGCAGTTTTCGCCGTCTATTCGTTACTTTTGCTTTTCATTGGATTTGTCGCTACTGGACAAGCTAAGAAGCAAGTTTACAGTACAAACGAAATTACATTCAATGGAAAATGCTGTATGAATAGT gctacaatttttacttattttatgcTGCTTGTGTGGTTGTTCATATTGTGCGTTTTAGTCATCCCCACCATGTTCATGAAAATGACAACGGGATATTGTTATAGTGACGGAATTATTGACGAAAATGATGCAGTCGACCCAAATGCTTGTATAAATTTGACGTGGTACG GGCTTGGAAACGGCGGAATATCAAGTGCGATCTGTGACGATGATCTATTAAACTATTGCCAACAG GCCGAGAAATCCTTTGTACTTTTTGTAGTGTCATTTGGATCTGCTGGATTGGCTACACTCGGAATG ATAAATTTTCTAATGTGCTTAGCTGCAAACGGTGGACATCTGAGGGACGGGATGAAACGACAAGACTACGAAAGGAAACGAAATATGGAGGAACAGGAGCTGTTCCATTTAACGATGAACAAATCAACCGAAAGGCTAGCTACAACACCTTATTTCTGA